The Ictalurus furcatus strain D&B chromosome 5, Billie_1.0, whole genome shotgun sequence genome includes a region encoding these proteins:
- the cep350 gene encoding centrosome-associated protein 350 isoform X1, with the protein MWSQSGREKPPATEPRGVGEYELSSAWRNPNQGKAALRHINNQSEAAVGSGVVITSLNTEKTHKRGGRRSSDGDDAAVKPRPQSRRSPDKSSRSPLRTSTQDNTHTSHRPTSSPPEASLSHLVYDRDCRPLHSADADSTRSSALDATTVRVLNDPPALHRSEVTVGGSEVSPGSARLEKLRQRQTDDKLEKLRERIRRQREQLEDSTDRAGERAVGAGQGNPAHQHIAKVRKVAAAPPAPNYKGFNSSEVKLPSSDSRVWGQDEFHLNPEIYKALTDHLPERAKRKPAEKERQQQERKLIKPVRKIHRSASVPEPKSAIGTSSWRDGQKLVKMMLGPLPREPRAQSEERARRTGTASCSSSVPGPDPRHRSRPSSTEKPAAYQPSRAAGGARGKEHPPNLSSRPPGGNREREAAVTPSSRPPGGAALPSSLDLLSANIRTILDDLHLEEGAGSRNADRVGRKRAGRSPSKPRPDSAERALPRKRHYDSDTVRRYIAKQQEERKRKQAEERRSQREEQERRSQRLQELYKKQREGVTKQQAPPPNHINPRLQETYTKILLEHTLQQAWPGYQPSGESDKENKRLEPVSPSTSDLSQHTPSPLYRGDLATPPAGQFFSHLLSLDPERVNSTTHTTSRLNRVEALKACAASLSNRIETEARKLITHGDNNDDTDGHACRAKPPSPPERERPDSSSSIHDDGSELPGVGNMYGFIVREGWGEIAKPRLLPADAALPVAVQEEKHDSSGGSISEGLLSDGSLSDPGDRITLFRKEAELHVPYRPATSQPPWEELSKGSPHSVINIFARNINKYGHVMDTEVDRSPPALRSSPSTHSSANGVVYEDDFVSSRSQSASKRTTNGISNGRSSSASTPLSSPSSAHSIGKRGSEKSLERTLVDGQRSASSFASEPQRSDWRKSDSPRGSRRSADGNGTPGGASVRSSHSMVSEIRQFPTSPADSPRIHGSSSSSPASARDSTPRAGTAPGSVPNTGPTHNLVSAPGPAHSTTELHFAPVVLQHRLSAELNFLDAVEESVRQLSDVERVRAVSLAQQESVSLAQIIKAQQQRQERELQLLKLKAEQDALEAQRHVQESRERAAQAHAELCENVVQSHQKALMELQENSSKMIHQHAETAQHLREMTEMTRSQMLNVPSVTPVRQPHPQTDSSRSEVSTEKTPTADTPQSSLTESESFRIHTVSVRQGDGDCVDRSSSVEEEVNTAADDSLQTDRADSVSIIYSSKFDESVTEDELEKSFRSVLPSESHWRGSVERKRQSDEEPHPEKSSNKQDGSVPVFSADQYSFSEFTMAMVKQCMQEEEVRSRHQSSLLRLRHRALKEKTRAELDWLELQKRRLRDKGEDDKMPPIRKKQRGLLLKLQQEQAEIRRLQEVNRAARRERKLLLKQQEEIERIQHTTLKLREKLRNAEDTNQRSPVSGVSEDLAPPTELNVEFRSPSPLSVSGSETSSIMKKLKKMSYHTDERFLTQRELRLVHWRQQVEAELRRTDGAEPQREGRAHSDQHVQQKRSPDDLQRDRQEERKTGREVRSEGDSSLPLSVSSIHTVQECENTHSHESPVVQASSSSKVTSHSSSRKRDLPSSAPTSEAASDQSDIEGRVLALRAELRRRKAEAQRLKKEQRLRHKERLKAQEASLLKQLESCNEFIQKTKAELSEADHTASAKLQIKTPTSGSHKSRTKTSTPDRSETEKSFTGRSQESESDKSDRTHTESPALSDEDPPTVTPTPVLGSPNHLSPPEPQNAGDTQPESSAGPETDDLADGSVASSPRSEIIEELESPRSRLSRSEHSYPALDLKIQDSNKDFSKNETEIALAAKVSQEEKEIANNSEDIKSNSSSLVAKPEPEEPQRPEIPSPVDVSYTPDVSPRKENDEDLEHKPTASPSLDSYNDDFESAVQEENRSRSPSSEDPEEGSYKFSFSSSEEEIEEEISVKSGNTSGTVEQERPLDLDFLEKRTEERIDSNVPSPPKSPEDEMPGYVVGDRVLVSNVQPGTLRFKGRTSFANGLWTGVELDASEGSNDGSYDGVVYFQCKEKHGIFAPPEKISRLPEASEGRSRTSEKEDSSFEDRSNETEKTNKSESTLQNKKADPDPPSETREPSEKHSSLDLKLSGVTKDLKIDPAAIDGEIFENLNGGTCPVTLERFGDVVLDVSKVEDARDDQTPDILDLLIRSEMSTSTEDLPKSLDVPPERTSEERMDGSAVTESKSLTTLADTLVERFMSDALKQFQQIKKAKEEKISAANQHVFLAEDEEPSGNNVSQLRTSSSSKIDKESFHNFFDKDQEEVSSPELCNRSESPVLGQEELVQRLAELELNREFLHVLGDEQDWFDEDFGLSSRKHAQHKNKPRQDELTSMSAAKLPHVRQQQEEAAAMLVPHKAAEVEKLVSAALLEIWRSCGMERGNQSLTAVPKPKASETLLGDENGEQCVRSYKQAVFDLAWELMQEIYAEDPNADRPPWIKPFRVNSPYIHRIDDPSDLTKVQALVSSEVLKLFALNKEQNHRTDWQKMLKFGRKKRDRVDHILVQELHEEEALWVNYDEDELFVKMQLADGILDTLLKDTVDLLTNIHERRRSTRALS; encoded by the exons agcTGTCATCTGCATGGAGGAATCCGAACCAGGGCAAAGCAGCT ctgcGTCACATCAATAATCAGTCGGAGGCGGCGGTCGGTTCAGGAGTCGTCATCACCTCACTGAACACGGAGAAGACACACAAACGCGGAG ggaGGCGGAGCTCGGATGGGGATGATGCAGcggttaagccccgcccacagaGCCGACGCAGCCCGGATAAGAGCTCTCGGAGCCCGCTGAGGACCAGCACGcaggacaacacacacacctcacacag ACCCACGTCCTCGCCCCCCGAGGCATCCCTGAGCCACCTGGTGTACGACCGAGACTGTCGTCCTCTCCACTCGGCCGACGCGGACAGCACTCGCTCCTCCGCGCTGGACGCCACGACCGTACGCGTCCTCAATGACCCTCCCGCCCTgcacaggtcagaggtcacggTGGGGGGGTCGGAGGTCAGCCCGGGCTCGGCACGGCTGGAAAAGCTGCGTCAGCGTCAGACGGATGACAAACTGGAGAAGCTGAGGGAGAGGATCAGGAGGCAGAGGGAGCAGCTGGAGGACTCAACAGACAGGGCGGGGGAGCGGGCGGTAGGGGCGGGGCAGGGAAACCCCGCCCACCAGCACATCGCCAAAGTGCGCAAAGTGGCAGCCGCTCCACCCGCGCCGAACTATAAAG gGTTTAACAGCAGCGAGGTGAAGCTGCCCTCCTCAGACAGCAGAGTGTGGGGACAGGACGAGTTTCACTTAAACCCCGAGATTTATAAAGCTCTAACGGACCATCTCCcag AGCGGGCGAAACGCAAACCGGCGGAGAAAGAGAGGCAGCAGCAGGAGAGGAAGTTGATCAAACCCGTGAGGAAGATCCACCGATCTGCGTCTGTTCCCGAACCCAAATCAG CGATCGGCACGTCGTCATGGCGAGATGGCCAGAAACTGGTGAAGATGATGCTGGGGCCGTTGCCACGGGAACCTCGTGCACAATCggaggagagagcgagacggaCAG gtaCCGCATCCTGCTCCAGTTCTGTCCCTGGGCCGGACCCGAGGCACCGCTCCAGACCGAGCAGCACTGAAAAACCTGCAGCATATCAGCCCTCCAGAGCAGCAGGGGGCGCTAGAGGTAAAGAACATCCCCCAAATCTATCCTCCAGGCCACCAGGGGGCAACAGAGAGCGAGAAGCTGCAGTTACGCCGTCCTCcaggccaccagggggcgccgcTCTTCCCTCTAGCCTGGACCTCCTCTCTGCAAACATTCGCACCATCTTAGATGATCTGCATCTGGAAGAAGGTGCCGGGTCACGCAATGCGGACCGAGTCGGTAGAAAGAGGGCGGGTCGAAGCCCGTCAAAGCCACGCCCTGACAGTGCGGAGAGGGCGTTGCCACGGAAACGGCACTACGACTCGGACACGGTGCGGCGCTACATCGCTAAGCAgcaggaagagaggaagaggaagcagGCAGAGGAGAGACGGAGTCAGAGGGAGGAGCAAGAGAGGCGGAGTCAGAGATTGCAGGAGCTGTACAAGAAACAACGAGAGGGCGTCACCAAGCAGCAAGCCCCGCCCCCTAATCATATAAACCCACGTCTGCAAGAGACTTACACCAAGATACTCCTGGAACACACGCTGcaacag GCGTGGCCGGGGTATCAGCCGTCTGGAGAATCAGATAAAGAGAACAAGAGACTGGAACCAGTGAGTCCTTCCACCAGCGACCTGTCACAACACACACCGTCTCCCCTgtacag gggcgATCTGGCGACGCCCCCTGCTGGTCAGTTCTTCTCCCATCTCCTCAGTCTTGATCCAGAGCGTGTAaactccaccacacacaccacgaGCAGGCTGAACCGTGTGGAAGCCTTGAAGGCGTGCGCCGCCTCTCTGTCCAACCGAATCGAAACCGAAGCACGAAAACTCATCACCCACGGCGACAACAATGACGACACAGACGGCCACGCCTGCCGAGCCAAACCGCCAAGCCCGCCAGAGAGAGAGCGACCTGATTCCAGCTCGAGTATCCACGACGACGGAAGCGAACTTCCCGGTGTCGGAAACATGTACGGCTTCATCGTCCGAGAGGGGTGGGGTGAGATCGCCAAACCCCGCCTGCTCCCCGCAGACGCCGCCCTCCCGGTCGCCGTGCAGGAAGAGAAGCATGACTCAAGCGGAGGCTCCATCAGCGAGGGCTTGCTGAGTGACGGCAGTCTGTCCGATCCTGGCGACCGCATCACCTTGTTCCGGAAGGAGGCGGAGCTTCACGTGCCGTATAGGCCTGCAACATCACAGCCTCCATGGGAGGAGCTAAGCAAGGGCAGCCCTCACAGCGTCATCAACATATTCGCCAGAAACATCAACAAATACGGCCACG tgatggACACAGAAGTGGACAGATCTCCTCCTGCGCTCCGTTCCTCTCCATCCACTCACAGTTCGGCGAACGGCGTGGTCTATGAAGACGACTTTGTTTCCTCCCGCAGTCAATCAGCATCAAAGAGAACCACTAATGGCATCAG taaCGGCCGGAGCTCTTCCGCCTCCACCCCTCTGTCCTCACCTTCCTCCGCCCACTCCATCGGGAAGAGAg GGTCAGAGAAGAGTCTGGAGCGCACCCTAGTGGACGGACAGAGAAGTGCATCCTCATTCGCCTCTGAGCCTCAGAGGAGTGACTGGAGGAAGAGTGACTCGCCTCGAGGCTCTCGGAGGAGTGCTGACGGTAACGGCACACCAGGGGGCGCCTCGGTGCGCTCCAGCCACAG caTGGTGTCTGAGATCCGGCAGTTTCCCACAAGCCCCGCTGACTCTCCCAGAATCCACGGCTCCTCTTCATCCAGTCCTGCGTCTGCTAGAGACTCCACCCCCAGAGCCGGAACAGCTCCTGGCTCTGTCCCGAACACGGGGCCTACCCACAACCTAGTCTCCGCCCCTGGACCCGCCCATAGCACCACAG aGCTGCATTTCGCCCCGGTCGTGCTGCAGCACCGTCTAAGCGCCGAGCTGAACTTCCTGGATGCGGTGGAGGAGTCGGTGAGACAGCTGAGCGACGTGGAAAGGGTCAGAGCCGTCTCACTCGCTCAGCAGGAGAGTGTCTCGCTCGCGCAAATCATCaag GCTCAGCAACAGAGACAGGAGCGAGAGCTGCAGCTGCTGAAGCTGAAAGCGGAACAGGATGCGCTGGAGGCTCAGAGACATGTGcaggagagcagagagagagcggcACAG GCCCATGCGGAGCTGTGCGAGAATGTGGTTCAGTCTCATCAGAAGGCTCTCATGGAGCTGCAAGAGAACAGCAGCAAGATGATCCACCAACACGCAGAGACTGCACAACACCTCCGAGAG ATGACCGAGATGACTCGTTCTCAGATGCTCAATGTTCCCTCTGTCACACCTGTAAGGCAGCCACACCCACAAACGGACAG TAGTAGGAGTGAAGTCTCGACAGAGAAAACGCCAACAGCAGATACTCCACAGAGCAGTCTGACAGAGTCCGAGTCCTTCAGGATACACACcgtcag tgTGAGACAGGGCGATGGCGACTGCGTGGACAGGAGCAGCTCGGTGGAAGAGGAAGTGAACACTGCCGCTGATGACTCTCTCCAAACCGACAGAG CAGACAGCGTCTCAATCATTTACTCCTCGAAGTTTGATGAGTCCGTGACGGAGGACGAGTTGGAGAAGTCGTTCCGCTCCGTGCTTCCCTCCGAGTCTCACTGGAGGGGATCCGTGGAGAGGAAACGGCAGTCGGACGAGGAACCCCACCCTGAAAAATCGTCTAATAAg CAGGACGGCAGCGTCCCGGTGTTCTCGGCGGATCAGTACAGTTTCTCAGAGTTCACCATGGCGATGGTGAAGCAGTGCATGCAGGAAGAGGAAGTTCGCTCTCGGCATCAGAGCTCGCTCCTGCGCCTCCGACACCGGGCACTCAAGGAAAAAACCCGCGCCGAGCTCGATTGGCTCGAGCTCCAAAAGAG GCGTCTGCGTGATAAGGGAGAGGATGATAAAATGCCTCCGATTCGCAAGAAACAGCGAGGCCTGCTGCTCAAACTACAGCAGGAGCAG gcggaGATCAGGAGGCTGCAGGAGGTGAACCGGGCGGCGCGGAGGGAGAGGAAACTGTTGCTGAAACAGCAAGAGGAGATTGAGAGGATCCAACACACAACACTGAAACTGAGGGAGAAACTCAGGAACGCTGAAGATACAAACCAG AGGTCACCTGtgtcaggtgtgagtgaggatTTGGCCCCTCCCACCGAGCTGAACGTTGAGTTTCGTAGCCCCTCCCCTTTATCTGTGTCTGGAAGTGAGACCAGCAGCATCATGAAGAAACTGAAGAAGATGAGCTATCACACAGATgagag aTTCCTAACTCAGCGTGAGCTGCGATTGGTGCATTGGCGTCAGCAGGTGGAGGCGGAGCTAAGGCGTACGGATGGGGCGGAACCTCAGCGGGAGGGGCGGGCGCACTCAGACCAGCACGTGCAGCAGAAACGCAGCCCAGATGatctgcagagagacagacaggaggagaggaagaccgGGCGAG AAGTGCGCAGTGAGGGGGACTCGTCTCTGCCGCTGTCCGTCTCCAGCATACACACAGTGCAGGagtgtgagaacacacacagccatgag tctcCCGTGGTTCAGGCGAGTTCCAGCAGTAAAGTGACATCACACAGCAGCTCCAGGAAACGGGACCTCCCTTCATCAGCTCCTACATCcg AGGCGGCGTCGGATCAGAGCGACATTGAGGGGCGTGTCCTGGCTCTGAGGGCGGAGCTTCGTCGGCGTAAAGCTGAAGCGCAGCGTCTGAAGAAGGAGcagagactgagacacaaaGAGCGACTGAAAGCTCAGGAGGCCAGTCTGCTCAAACAGCTGGAG TCCTGCAACGAATTCATTCAGAAGACCAAAGCCGAGCTGAGTGAAGCAGACCACACCGCTTCAGCTAAACTGCAGATCAAAACTCCAACGTCGGGCTCACACAAGTCCAGAACCAAAACCTCCACCCCAGACAG GTCTGAAACCGAGAAGAGTTTCACAGGAAGGAGTCAGGAATCCGAATCAGATAAATCGGACAGAACACACACCGAGTCTCCGGCGCTGAGTG ATGAAGATCCTCCCACCGTGACCCCGACCCCGGTGTTGGGAAGCCCGAATCACTTGAGTCCACCTGAACCCCAAAACGCCGGGGACACCCAACCCGAAAGTTCTGCCGGGCCAGAAACAGACGATTTGGCCGACGGGAGCGTAGCCTCCAGCCCGAGATCCGAGATCATCGAGGAGCTGGAATCTCCGAGGTCGCGTTTGTCTCGGTCGGAACACTCGTATCCGGCGCTTGACCTGAAAATCCAGGACTCGAACAAGGATTTCTCCAAGAACGAAACGGAAATCGCTCTAGCCGCGAAAGTTAgccaagaagaaaaagagattgCGAACAATTCCGAAGATATCAAATCCAACTCCTCCTCACTCGTAGCTAAGCCAGAACCAGAAGAACCCCAGCGTCCAGAGATTCCTTCACCCGTAGACGTCTCGTACACTCCGGACGTTTCGCCGAGGAAGGAAAACGACGAAGACTTGGAGCACAAACCCACCGCGTCGCCATCGCTCGACAGCTACAACGATGATTTTGAGTCGGCGGTTCAGGAGGAAAATCGGTCTCGCTCGCCTTCTTCTGAAGATCCGGAAGAGGGATCCTACAAATTCTCCTTCAGCAGCAGTGAGGAGGAGATCGAGGAAGAGATTAGCGTCAAATCAGGGAATACCAGTGGTACTGTCGAGCAGGAAAGACCTTTGGATCTCGACTTCCTGGAGAAGCGTACAGAAGAACGCATCGATAGCAATGTTCCCAGCCCTCCGAAGTCTCCGGAGGATGAGATGCCCGGTTACGTCGTCGGGGACCGGGTTCTGGTGAGCAACGTTCAGCCAGGCACTCTGAGATTCAAGGGACGAACGAGCTTTGCTAATGGATTGTGGACCGGAGTGGAGCTGGACGCGTCGGAAGGAAGCAACGACGGCAGTTACGATGGCGTTGTTTACTTCCAGTGCAAAGAGAAACACGGGATATTCGCTCCTCCTGAGAAGATCTCTCGTCTACCCGAGGCGTCTGAAGGCCGTAGCAGAACCTCAGAGAAGGAAGACTCGTCGTTTGAAGATCGCTCGAACGAAACGGAGAAGACGAACAAGTCCGAAAGCACGCTTCAGAATAAAAAAGCAGATCCGGATCCACCTTCTGAGACGAGAGAACCGTCCGAGAAACATTCCAGTCTcgatttgaagctttctggcgtCACAAAAGACCTGAAGATTGACCCTGCTGCTATTGATGGCGAGATCTTCGAGAACCTTAATGGAGGAACTTGTCCTGTGACACTTGAGAGATTCGGAGATGTCGTCCTGGATGTCTCAAAAGTCGAGGATGCTCGGGACGATCAAACGCCAGACATTCTGGATCTGTTGATCCGTAGCGAGATGTCCACGTCGACCGAGGACCTTCCGAAATCTTTAGATGTCCCTCCTGAGAGGACGAGCGAGGAGCGCATGGACGGCTCGGCCGTGACGGAGAGCAAATCCCTCACGACCCTGGCCGATACACTCGTGGAGCGCTTCATGAGCGATGCCCTGAAACAGTTTCAGCAGATCAAGAAAGCAAAGGAGGAGAAAATCTCAGCCGCCAATCAGCACGTGTTCCTCGCTGAGGACGAAGAACCCAGTGGGAACAATGTGTCCCAGCTCAGAACTTCATCCAGCAGCAAGATCGACAAGGAAAGCTTCCACAACTTCTTCGACAAGGACCAAGAAGAAGTGTCTTCTCCGGAGCTTTGCAACCGATCG GAGAGCCCGGTGTTGGGTCAGGAGGAGCTGGTCCAGCGTTTAGCCGAGCTGGAGCTGAACCGCGAGTTCCTGCACGTGCTGGGCGACGAGCAGGACTGGTTCGACGAGGACTTCGGCCTCAGCTCGCGCAAACACGCTCAGCACAAGAACAAACCCAGGCAGGACGAGCTCACGTCCATGTCCGCAGCTAAACTCCCGCACGTCAggcagcagcaggaggaggcGGCGGCCATGTTGGTCCCTCACAAAGCTGCCGAGGTGGAGAAGCTGGTGAGCGCCGCCCTGCTGGAGATCTGGAGGAGCTGCGGGATGGAGCGCGGTAATCAGAGTCTGACCGCCGTGCCCAAACCAAAGGCTTCAGAGACATTGCTGGGGGACGAGAACGGCGAGCAGTGTGTACGCAGCTACAAACAG gcgGTGTTTGACCTGGCGTGGGAGCTCATGCAGGAAATCTACGCCGAAGATCCCAACGCTGATCGCCCGCCGTGGATAAAACCGTTCCGTGTTAATTCACCCTACATCCACAGAATCGACGACCCCAGTGACCTCACTAaagtccag GCGTTGGTCAGCAGTGAGGTTCTGAAGCTGTTCGCTCTGAATAAAGAGCAGAACCACAGAACCGACTGGCAGAAGATGCTCAAGTTCGGCCgaaagaagagagacagagtcgACCACAtcctg GTGCAGGAGCTCCATGAGGAAGAGGCCCTGTGGGTGAACTACGATGAAGACGAGCTGTTTGTGAAGATGCAGCTGGCTGACGGGATCCTGGACACGCTGCTGAAGGACACGGTGGACCTCCTCACCAACATCCACGAGAGGAGGAGGTCCACACGGGCCCTGTCCTGA